TTGCGTGAACTACATAAATAAACTTAATCTTATTCTAGCATGAACATAACTCCTGAAATTGCCGAACTTCTCAGGGCTCTAGCTGGTGATGGGTTTATTGGAAATTATGGAACAAGAAATAATCAATTCATTGTTGAAATGACTGGTGACAACAGATATGAACAAGAGTATTTTCTCTACCTAAATGCAATAATGCAAAAAATAGAACAAAAACAACCCTCAGTTAGAAATCCTAAAGGAAACGTTTTGACAATGAGATATTATTCTAAAAAATTATTCACTTATTTTAACAAACAACATTCATTTCCCGTAGGAAAAAAAGAACATATCTTGGTTCCTCAAGAAATTCTTAAAAGTAATAATTTAATGAGACATTTCATTAGAGGGCTCCTAGACACCGATGGCTGCGTATTTTTTGACAAACGAAAAGGATATACTAAACCATATCCTCGGTTGATTATATATACAACAAGCCACAACCTTTTTAAAGAAGTTGGCAGTTATCTTCAAAAGTACTTCAAAATACATACGAGAATTATTAAGCGAAAACAATCGAAAACATCATATATTATTGAGCTATATGGCCATAAGCAACTTGAACAGTGGAAAAAAATTATTGGATTCTCAAATTTGAAGCACATACGTAAACTTTTTGCCTCCGTGGCCCAGTCGTAAGGCGTCGCATTGGTATATTTGCGTTTTAAGCAAATGCTTGGAACGTAAGTGACAAAGATGCGGAGATCGCGGGTTCAAATCCCGCCGGAGGCTTATTTCTTTGATTTTTCGAATCAATTAACGATGAACCCGCTTCGCGGCACGAAGAAAAAAGAACAACTCTTTTTCTTCTGGGGCAATTGCAAATAATTGCCGTTCAACTCCCTGCCTGCGGCTTATTTTTTATGTATGTATTACGAGAAATCAATAATCATTCACATCTTAAATTCGAATTGTTTTAAATCTTCTTTTAGTTTGTTAATGACTTCTTGTTGATTGTTTTTTTTACTAAGTGCTACAAATTTTATAATAAAGTCTTTTAGTTCATCTTTTGTAATGATATGTTTTTTCTTATCTTGAGTAATGAAATAGAATCGAAACGAATTCATTCGTTTTTCTCGAATAATAATGTTTGCCATTAAGGCCACGAAGTCTCCATCAGATGGACTTGTTTTAGCAAGTTTTTTTACTATCGATTTTGCTTCTATTTTTGAAGAATGTTTTTTTAATTCTTTTAAAAATTGTTTTGAAAATTCAACTACCATTTATCAATCTCATCTAATGCTTCTTGTGTTGATAGTGTGTCTGCGCTAAAAAATACTTGAGCGTTTCTTCTTGTGATTTCGTTTTCATATAATCGTCGTAGAATAGCATCCCAACTCTCTGATTTGTTAGCTAGTTCTCGGAGTTTATTTCGAGTTTCTTGTTGCAAAGGTATAGTTGTTAAAGACATCTTATAACTTTATAAGTTACTTATATTTATATATGTTGTGTTTTTTGTTGTTTAAACCATATTCAGCCATCGGCTTGCAATCTAGAACGATTTATTATGTAAGTCACCAAGGTGTCGCAAACGCTCCCCGACAAACTTTTTACTATCTTTAGAGAAATCAGTAATTAATAACTCAATATGATTACCGCCAATGCCATGGGGCTCAATTACATAATCAGCTCCCGCTTCATATAACGCCAATGTTTCATCTCGCTCATCAGCAGTGAGGACGATGACACCTTCAGGATTTTGTGCTTTATAATTTTCCAACAGCACCTTGTTTGTGCCGTAGTCAGGAATAGAAGAAATAAGAAATGTCATATCCTTAAAGTCAAATTCCGAAAGAAACTCCACATTTGCAATATCACCAAACACGGCAGGCAAGCCTTTCTTTTTCAAACCTAGCACACGTTTTGGGTCGTGATCAACAATTATATAGCTCATACCAGTTTGTTTAATTGCGCGCAGAATATTTGGGCCCATGCGACGAAAACCAAAAATGCCAATGGCGTGTTTTTTTCCCTGAATACCATGCAATGCATCTCGTACTTTTTTTCGCTCTAAACGTTTGAATAAGTTCTCCAGCCTTGCATAAATTCGCTCACCGTACACCACCAAATATGTTGAGAATGTTATCGTAATTATTGCAACTAACGTAACCAGTGAAACGTGCAAGGAAGTTAAAAAACCAG
The genomic region above belongs to Candidatus Woesearchaeota archaeon and contains:
- a CDS encoding LAGLIDADG family homing endonuclease, whose product is MNITPEIAELLRALAGDGFIGNYGTRNNQFIVEMTGDNRYEQEYFLYLNAIMQKIEQKQPSVRNPKGNVLTMRYYSKKLFTYFNKQHSFPVGKKEHILVPQEILKSNNLMRHFIRGLLDTDGCVFFDKRKGYTKPYPRLIIYTTSHNLFKEVGSYLQKYFKIHTRIIKRKQSKTSYIIELYGHKQLEQWKKIIGFSNLKHIRKLFASVAQS